The Euphorbia lathyris chromosome 8, ddEupLath1.1, whole genome shotgun sequence genome has a window encoding:
- the LOC136203057 gene encoding cytochrome P450 72A397-like, which yields MWIGPIPRVNIMDPEHIKEVFMKIHVMQKVKTNPLFNKLLAPGLASYEGDTWAKHRKIINPAFHQDKLKLMLPQIYESCNMMIENWNKLVSEKESCEIDVWPYLQNLSCDVISRSAFGSNYEEGKLIFDLLKELVQLLMQMAQSVYIPGWRFLPTKSNKRMKEIDREIKASLGSIIKKREKAMKRGEGMKDDLLGLLMESNLKEIEEKGSDKNMGLSINDVMDECRLFYFAGQETTSSLLVWTMILLSKYPNWQKTARDEVLQAFGKTRPDFEGLSHLKHVSMILYEVLRLYPPGSMVNRTVVGKEIRIGNMVLPEGVQVCLPIILIHQDGEIWGDDACEFKPERFSGGISKAAKHQGAYLPFALGPRICVGQNFALIEAKMALALILQNFTFHLSPSYSHAPYSIATLRPQHGAPLILHKL from the exons ATGTGGATTGGACCCATACCAAGGGTGAATATCATGGACCCGGAACATATAAAAGAAGTATTTATGAAGATCCATGTAATGCAAAAGGTGAAGACAAATCCATTATTTAATAAGTTGTTAGCACCGGGACTTGCAAGTTATGAAGGAGACACGTGGGCTAAACATAGAAAGATTATCAATCCAGCATTTCATCAAGACAAGTTAAAG CTCATGTTACCTCAAATTTATGAAAGCTGTAATATGATGATTGAAAACTGGAACAAATTGGTGTCCGAAAAGGAGTCATGTGAGATAGATGTTTGGCCATATCTTCAGAACTTGTCATGTGATGTTATTTCTAGATCTGCATTTGGAAGCAATTATGAAGAAGGAAAACTAATATTTGATCTCCTTAAAGAGCTAGTCCAACTCCTTATGCAAATGGCACAATCCGTTTATATACCTGGTTGGAG GTTTTTGCCAACTAAGAGTAACAAAAGGATGAAAGAAATTGATAGAGAAATAAAAGCTTCACTTGGAAGTATCATCAAGAAACGTGAGAAGGCAATGAAAAGAGGTGAAGGCATGAAAGATGACTTATTAGGGTTACTTATGGAATCAAACTTGAAAGAAATTGAGGAAAAAGGAAGTGACAAGAATATGGGATTGAGCATTAATGATGTAATGGATGAGTGTAGACTTTTTTATTTCGCTGGACAAGAGACTACTTCTTCTTTGCTTGTTTGGACCATGATTTTGCTTAGCAAGTATCCAAATTGGCAAAAAACTGCTAGAGACGAGGTTCTACAAGCTTTTGGTAAAACAAGGCCAGACTTTGAAGGGTTGAGCCATCTTAAACATGTAAGTATGATCTTGTATGAAGTTCTAAGACTTTATCCACCAGGAAGTATGGTTAATAGAACGGTAGTTGGTAAAGAAATAAGGATTGGGAATATGGTATTACCAGAAGGGGTACAAGTATGCTTGCCAATAATTTTAATACATCAAGATGGTGAAATATGGGGAGATGATGCATGTGAATTCAAACCAGAAAGATTTTCTGGAGGAATTTCAAAGGCAGCTAAGCATCAAGGTGCATATCTTCCTTTTGCATTGGGTCCTAGAATATGTGTTGGCCAAAATTTTGCCTTAATAGAAGCAAAGATGGCTTTGGCATTAATCCTACAAAACTTCACTTTCCACCTTTCTCCATCATACTCTCATGCTCCTTACTCAATTGCAACCCTTCGCCCCCAACATGGTGCTCCTTTGATTTTACATAAGCTCTAG
- the LOC136203538 gene encoding RNA-binding KH domain-containing protein PEPPER, which yields MSSSTPLSAVNSVPPEHDAVEENDVVAAEEPQSEEAVQEIQAQTQPRWPGWPGDNVFRLIVPVVKVGSIIGRKGELIKKMCDETHARIRILEGPLGIPDRIVLISGKEEPDSILSPAMDAVVRVYKRISGLSGGEGDSTSLAIAGAAFCSIRLLVASSQAINLIGKQGSVIKSIQENTGATVRVLGEEEVPSYATSDERIIEIHGEALKVLKALEAVIGHLRKFLVDHSVIPIFERTYNATISQERTTDARADKTQPSFHSAPAPQIVIGSDYTLSLKRDPSIYDRETLLDPNNPQSALSLYGQNSALSGIRSTGPTTGLGRAAAPLVTQMTQTMQVPLSYAEDIIGVGGSNIAYIRRTSGAILTIQESGGLPDEITVEIKGTTPQVQMAQQLIQEFISNRKEATPAVYGKIDAGYNSYPQVPETSYSTSSFASHLGGAGGYGSSSLGGYGSPGLGGYNSYRF from the exons ATGTCCTCCTCTACTCCTCTCTCCGCCGTCAACTCAGTGCCGCCGGAACATGACGCCGTGGAGGAAAACGACGTCGTTGCAGCGGAGGAACCGCAATCAGAAGAAGCAGTACAGGAAATTCAAGCACAAACGCAACCGAGGTGGCCGGGATGGCCTGGAGATAATGTGTTTAGGTTAATAGTGCCGGTGGTTAAAGTAGGTAGCATTATTGGACGGAAAGGAGAGCTTATTAAGAAGATGTGTGATGAAACTCACGCTCGTATTCGTATCCTTGAAGGTCCTCTCGGCATCCCCGATCGCATT gtttTGATATCTGGAAAAGAGGAACCAGACTCAATACTATCTCCTGCAATGGATGCTGTGGTGAGAGTGTACAAACGTATTAGTGGTCTATCAGGTGGTGAAGGTGATAGTACATCCCTTGCTATTGCTGGTGCTGCATTTTGTTCCATACGGTTACTGGTTGCATCTTCACAAGCTATTAACTTAATTGGAAAGCAAGGTTCTGTAATAAAATCGATACAGGAAAACACTGGTGCTACTGTACGGGTTCTTGGTGAAG AGGAGGTGCCTTCTTATGCTACTTCTGATGAGAGAATTATAGAGATTCATGGTGAAGCTCTGAAGGTTTTAAAGGCATTAGAAGCAGTAATAGGCCATCTGAGGAAGTTCTTGGTTGATCATAGCGTCATTCCTATATTTGAGAGAACT TACAATGCAACAATTTCACAGGAACGTACTACTGATGCCCGAGCTGATAAAACTCAGCCCTCATTCCATTCAGCTCCTGCTCCTCAGATTGTGATTGGTTCTGATTATACCTTGTCCTTGAAGCGGGATCCTTCAATATATGACCGTGAAACACTTCTTGATCCAAACAATCCACAATCTGCACTGTCACTTTATGGACAAAATTCTGCACTTAGTGGAATACGCTCGACAGGACCAACAACAGGACTTGGTCGTGCAGCTGCTCCTCTAGTTACTCAG ATGACACAAACAATGCAAGTACCTCTATCTTATGCTGAGGATATCATCGGGGTTGGTGGGTCAAATATTGCTTACATTCGTCGTACTAGTGGAGCCATCCTTACAATACAAGAGAGTGGAGGTTTACCTGATGAGATCACGGTAGAGATTAAAGGCACCACTccgcaagttcagatggctcaACAACTCATTCAg GAGTTCATTAGTAATAGGAAAGAAGCAACACCAGCTGTGTACGGGAAGATTGACGCTGGATATAATTCATATCCCCAAGTACCGGAAACGAGCTACTCTACATCTTCTTTCGCCTCCCATCTAGGGGGTGCCGGCGGCTATGGGTCCTCAAGCTTAGGAGGGTATGGTTCCCCTGGTTTAGGAGGTTATAACAGTTACAGATTTTGA